From one Sus scrofa isolate TJ Tabasco breed Duroc chromosome 9, Sscrofa11.1, whole genome shotgun sequence genomic stretch:
- the PSMC2 gene encoding 26S protease regulatory subunit 7, protein MPDYLGADQRKTKEDEKDDKPIRALDEGDIALLKTYGQSTYSRQIKQVEDDIQQLLKKINELTGIKESDTGLAPPALWDLAADKQTLQSEQPLQVARCTKIINADSEDPKYIINVKQFAKFVVDLSDQVAPTDIEEGMRVGVDRNKYQIHIPLPPKIDPTVTMMQVEEKPDVTYSDVGGCKEQIEKLREVVETPLLHPERFVNLGIEPPKGVLLFGPPGTGKTLCARAVANRTDACFIRVIGSELVQKYVGEGARMVRELFEMARTKKACLIFFDEIDAIGGARFDDGAGGDNEVQRTMLELINQLDGFDPRGNIKVLMATNRPDTLDPALMRPGRLDRKIEFSLPDLEGRTHIFKIHARSMSVERDIRFELLARLCPNSTGAEIRSVCTEAGMFAIRARRKIATEKDFLEAVNKVIKSYAKFSATPRYMTYN, encoded by the exons ATGCCGGACTACCTCGGTGCCGATCAGCGGAAAACCAAAGAAGATGAGAAGGACGATAAGCCCATCCGAG ctcTGGATGAGGGGGATATTGCGTTGCTGAAAACTTAT GGTCAGAGCACTTACTCTAGGCAAATCAAACAGGTTGAAGATGACATTCAACAACTTCTCAAGAAGATTAATGAGCTCACTG GAATTAAAGAGTCTGACACTGGCCTGGCCCCACCAGCACTCTGGGATTTGGCTGCCGATAAGCAAACACTCCAGAGTGAACAGCCTTTGCAGGTGGCAAG ATGTACAAAGATAATCAACGCTGATTCGGAGGACCCAAAGTACATTATCAATGTGAAGCAGTTTGCCAAGTTTGTGGTGGATCTCAGTGATCAGGTAGCACCTACCGACATTGAAGAAGGGATGAGAGTTGG TGTGGACAGAAATAAGTATCAGATTCACATTCCACTGCCTCCTAAGATTGACCCCACAGTTACCATGATGCAG gTGGAGGAAAAGCCTGATGTTACATACAGTGATGTGGGTGGCTGTAAGGAACAGATTGAGAAACTTCGAGAAGTAGTTGAAACCCCACTACTTCAT CCAGAGAGGTTTGTTAACCTTGGCATTGAGCCTCCCAAGGGTGTGCTGCTCTTTGGTCCACCTGGTACAGGCAAGACACTCTGTGCTCGGGCAGTTGCTAACAGGACCGATGCTTGCTTCATTCGAGTTATTGGGTCTGAGCTTGTGCAGAAGTATGTTGGTGAG gGGGCTCGAATGGTTCGAGAGCTCTTTGAAATGGCCAGAACCAAGAAAGCCTGCcttatcttctttgatgaaatcGATGCTATTGGAG GGGCCCGTTTTGATGATGGTGCTGGGGGTGACAATGAAGTGCAGAGAACGATGTTGGAATTGATCAACCAGCTGGACGGGTTTGATCCTCGAGGCAACATTAAAGTGCTAATGGCCACAAACAGACCTGACACTCTGGACCCAGCGCTGATGAGGCCAGGGAGACTGGACAGGAAGATTGAGTTTAGCTTACCTGATCTAGAG GGTCGGACTCACATTTTTAAGATCCATGCCCGTTCAATGAGTGTTGAAAGAGATATCAGATTTGAATTGTTAGCACGACTCTGTCCAAATAGCACGG GTGCTGAGATCAGAAGTGTCTGCACTGAAGCTGGTATGTTTGCCATCCGAGCACGGCGAAAAATTGCTACGGAGAAGGATTTCTTGGAAGCTGTAAATAAGGTTATTAAGTCCTATGCCAAGTTCAGTGCTACTCCTCGCTACATGACATACAACTGA